The sequence TTTAGTGCCGCCAATATGAAGACCTTTACGTTGACCCAAAGTGTGGTACATCAAGCCTTGGTGCTGACCAATTACTTGACCGTCTGGCGTCTCGATATTACCCGGCTGAGCAGGTAGGTATTTACCTAAGAACTCAGTGAACTTACGCTCACCGATAAAGCAGATACCGGTAGAGTCTTTTTTCTTCGCAGTGATCAAGTCTTGCTCTTCAGCAATACGGCGCACTTCAGGCTTCTCTAATTCACCGACAGGGAATAGGCTGCGTGCCACTTGATCTGAACTTAGCGTGTATAAGAAATAGCTTTGGTCTTTATTGCCGTCTAGGCCACGTAGCATTTCTGGTTTCACGCCAGCGTCTAGCTCTGCTTGAGTTGGGAAAGTACGACGAACGTAGTGACCCATCGCAATGTAGTCTGCGTCTAATACTTCATCCGCAAACTCTAAGAATGCTTTGAATTTGATTTCTTTGTTACAAAGGATATCTGGGTTCGGTGTACGACCCGCTTTGTATTCTTCAAGAAAGTACTCGAATACATTATCCCAGTACTCTGCTGCAAAGTTGATAGTGTGAAGGTGGATACCTAACTTGTCACATACCGCTTGAGCATCAGCAAGGTCTTCAGCTGCCGTGCAGTATTCTTCGTTATCGTCTTCTTCCCAGTTTTTCATGAAAAGGCCTTCTACCTGATAGCCTTGTTGCTGAAGAAGATACGCCGATACTGACGAATCTACACCGCCGGACATACCGACAATTACTTTCTTTTCGCTGTTTCCAGAGCTGATACCTGACATGTCTAAACACCGTTACTATTACTTGGTCGCAGATTCTAACAGAAAGAGAAACACCGCGACAGATCCGAGATCGGAATCACAGTTTCATTTGCACAAATATTGCGCTGACTTCGTTAGAGAATCGCATGAACGCGAGGAGACTCGCTAGGATGTCAGATCTATATGTGGCATAGTCGCTCGAAATCCAAGACCTGAGATAAAAAAATGTCTGAACAAAATGAGTTTATGCAAGAAGAACAGTTGATCGAGATTATCGAGAACCAACTGGAAGATGGCCAACCTGTGAAAGTGAAAGAGACGCTGATGCGTTTAATGATGACAGGTACTCCTCGTGAAGAGGCAATTGCTGCGATGGCATGTGCATTGGCAATTGAAGTATTTGACGTGATGAAAAACGGCGCTGAGTTTAATCAAAAACGTTACGCTGAGCATTTGGGCATGCTGCCTGATTTAAGCTTTATGGAAGGCGAATAAAAAAATAGCCTCGCAAACGTTTGCTATAGTTTGAAAGATTGCCGCGTTAAATATAGCGCGGTAGAATCCGCCACCTATTTCCCCTTGACTTAGACTAGCCTTATGAAATTCCCTGGACAACGTAAATCAAAGCACTATTTTCCGGTTCACGCTCGTGACCCTTTAGTAAGCCAAGCTCAAACTAGCAAAAGAATGTCACGTACTCATATTATCGGTATTGACCAAACTTTGGTGGATATTGAAGCGAAAGTGAGTTCTGAGCTAATCGAAAAATACGGCCTAAGTAAGGGACACTCACTGGTTATCGGTGATGAAGCTGCAGAATCCTTATATCAAGAATTAAAAGAACAGTGCCTGATCACCAATGAATACGCTGGTGGTACGATCGGTAACACATTACACAATTACTCAGTATTGGCGGATGACCGTTCAACACTGTTAGGTGTAATGAGCCAAGATATTAAAATTGGTAGCTACGGTTACCGCTATTTATGTAATACATCAAGCAGAATGGATCTGAACCATTTACAAGGGGTAGATGGCGCAATCGGTCGCTGCTTTGCATTAATTACAGAAGATGGTGAACGTACTTTCGCAATTAGCGAAGGACAAATGAACCAATTAAAACCAGAAAGCATCCCTGAGAAAATTTTCAAAAGTGCTTCTGCTTTAGTATTAACGGCGTATTTAGTTCGTTGTAAACCAGGTGACCCTATGCCTGAAGCAACAATGAAAGCGATCGAATACGCGAAGAAATACGATGTGCCTGTTGTTTTAACACTTGGGACTAAATTCGTTATTCAAGATGATCCAGAGTTTTGGAAAGATTTCCTTGAACAGCACGTAACCGTTGTTGCAATGAATGAAGACGAAGCAGAAGCCTTAACCGGTGAAAGCGATCCTCTTGCTGCTTCAGACAAAGCATTAGAGTGGGTAGACTTGGTTCTATGTACAGCAGGCCCTGTTGGCTTGTTTATGGCGGGTTACACTGAAGACGCTGTGAAGCGTGAAACGTCATTGCCGTTGTTACCAGGTTCGATTGCTGAATTTAACCGTTATGAATTTAGCCGTCCTGCACATAAAGAGTTATGTGACAACCCAACGAAAATCTATTCGCATATCGCACCTTACATGGGCGGTCCAGAAAAGATCAAAAATACCAATGGTGCAGGGGATGCGGCGTTGTCGGCTTTATTACATGATATGGCAGCAAATAAATATCATAAAGAAAATGTGCCGAACTCTAGCAAGCATCAACATGCATTCTTAACGTATTCATCTTTCTCTCAAGTTTGTAAATACTCAAACCGTGCAAGTTATGAAGTGTTGGTTCAGCACTCTCCACGTTTGTCTCGCGGCCTTCCTGAAAGAGAAGACAGCCTAGAAGAAGCATACTGGGAAAGATAAGATATTTTTATCGTTTTCATTTATATTTCTAATAGCGAAATATAAAAAAGGCTCCGAAAGGAGCCTTTTTTGTTTCTGAACATATTGAAGCCGTAAATAATACTTTAGTCGACTTTAATATTAATTCTATTGCTTAGCGTGTAATTGATTACTCACTAAGTAAACTAAATGTTTAGATAGCAAACTCTTCTAGAGATTTACCAGCATCTAGTTGTTCTTGGATAGCTGAAGGCGTACGACCTTGACCTGTCCAAGTTTTCTCATCGCCATTGCCATCTACATATTTGTATTTAGCTGGACGAGGAGCACGTTTAGCTTTTGCTGTTTTTGTTTTTGCTTCACCAGAAAGCGCAGCAATAAGATCAGCAACATCGATGCCGTCTTTTGCAATTTGTTCAGCAATAGCAGAAAGCTTAGCTTCTTGCTCAGCTTTAGCAGCTTGTTCTTCAGCTTCAGACTCTTGACGCTCTTGTACAACAATAGTTAGCTTGTCTAGCGCTTCTTCAAGTTGTTCAAGAGTTAATTCACGTGAGAATGCGCGAAGGCTACGGATATTCAATAAAGTTTTTGTTAATTCAGACATGATATTTTCCATCAAGGTAAACTAAATAATCTTCCTAATAATAAACAGAGCCTAGGAATAAAACAAATAGTATTTCTCGTATTGGTTATTTAAATATAAAAGTGAGATGAATAGTTGAAAAAGAAACGGCTCACTTTTGATGAATTTATAATAATTATTAAGAATCTCTTAAAAATCGATATGTGACTGGTGGAGTAATTGCTTTCTGTAGACTATTTTTGTATTGATTAGTTCATTAACAAAAAGCTATTTTTCTCGGAATGATATGTTGCATTGTTGCTCTTGATGAGTACAATTGCGGCTACCTGATGCGATGCTTTGGTTAATTTGTTGTTAAACTCTGGTTTGCACGGTTAATAATGTTATCGCACGTAGAGGTGCAATTATAAAAAGTAGTTTTCGTTGGGGTGATGCCAATGAACGGGAATGAAAGGTCTAATTGCCGAAGTAAATTGTATATCTAAGCAATTTGCTGGGGTTGTGCTCAATAGGTACAACACTGCCATAGTCTTAATTTTAAACTATGGAGCGCTACTGTAGGGTTGGGTGAAGTGTTCACTTCCCTTTCGCTTAGTTCAACATGAGCTTGATAAGTCGTATCAAGTTTGTCTGCAGTAGATCTCTAGCCAAATAAAAAACTGGTTTTTGAAGATCATGAATTTAATAGATTTTGCAACATCGCCTTTATCGCTGCTTCCTCCTTTGGTTGCATTGACTCTTGCTATTGTTACCCGCCGTGTATTGGTTTCTTTGGGTGTCGGTATCGTCATGGGTGCGATTCTACTTGCTGATTATTCAGTAGGTAACGCAGCTAGCTACGTGTTTACTAAAGCATCTGGTGTTTTCATCGAAGATGGTGGTATCAACACTTGGAACATGAGCATTATCGCATTCCTACTTATCCTTGGAATGATGACAGCTCTATTAACACTTTCTGGCGGTACTCGCGCATTCGCTGAATGGGCACAGTCTCGTGTGAAGAGCAAACGTGGTTCAAAACTACTTGCTGCCTTCTTAGGCGTATTCATCTTTGTTGATGATTACTTCAACAGCTTAGCGGTAGGTGCTATCTCTCGCCCTGTAACAGACCGCTTCTATGTATCTCGCGCTAAGCTAGCTTATATCCTAGATTCTACTGCTGCTCCTATGTGTGTGATCATGCCAGCTTCTAGCTGGGGTGCTTACATCATTACTATTATTGGTGGCATCTTAGTAACACACGGTGTGACAGAGTATTCTGCACTGGGTGCTTACGTTCGTCTTATCCCAATGAACTTTTACGCTGTATTCGCACTACTTATGGTATTTGCGGTAGCGTGGTTTGGTCTAGACGTTGGTAAAATGCGTGAGCATGAGATTGAAGCATCACAAGGCCGTGGCTTTGATGGTGACAACGATCAAAAGCAAGCTCATGACCTGAACGAAGAGCTAGACATTGAAGAGAGCGAAAACGGTTCTGTCTCTGATCTTGTTATGCCAATCGTATCGCTAATCGTAGCAACAGTTGCTGCCATGCTTTACACGGGTGGCCAAGCGCTGGCTGCTGACGGTCAAGCATTCAACCTGCTTGGTGCGTTCGAAAATACAGATGTAGGCAAGTCTCTTGTTTACGGTGGCGTTCTAGGTCTGCTTGTTGCGCTAGCGACAGTATTCAAGCAAAAGCTACCAATGTCTGATATCGCAAGAACAATGTGGATCGGTGCAAGCTCAATGTTTGGCGCTATCCTTATCCTTGTGTTTGCATGGACTATCGGTTCTGTTATCGGTGACATGAAGACAGGTTCGTACCTATCATCTCTAGCGACTGGCAATATTGATTACCACTGGCTACCGGTTATCTTGTTCCTTCTTGCTGGCCTAATGGCATTCTCGACAGGTACATCTTGGGGTACGTTCGGTATCATGCTTCCTATCGCGGGTGACATGGCTGCAGCTTCTGACATCGCGCTGATTCTACCTATGCTAAGTGCGGTTCTGGCTGGTTCAGTATTTGGTGACCACTGTTCTCCAATCTCTGACACAACGATTCTGTCTTCTACTGGTGCTCGTTGTAACCACATTGACCACGTATCGACTCAGCTTCCGTACGCGTTGTCTGTAGCGTTCGTATCGTGCATTGGTTTCATCACGCTAGGTATGACGTCTTCTATTGGCATCGCATTTGGTGCGGCGTCTCTAACGTTTGTTGCAGTATGTTTTGCATTGGCTTACTTCTCTCGTTGCAAAATGGCAACGTGCAAAAGCTAAAAGTGAAAGCTAATCAGTAAAGTATCAGGGAGGCATTAGCCTCCCTTTTTTGTGCCTGTTAATTTAATTTTAAATTTCGTGAAAAAAGTTCGAATAAATGGTTGAAAAAGGATGTGACCTTAGTTAGTGTGGAGACAAGACAGCAAACAACCTAAGAGCTGATAAGTATGCGTAAACTAGTAATGAACATTCATCACCATCATCACCCTATCTAGTCTTTCGGGGAGATTTACGTATACCCGGGAGCAAGAATTCTCCCGGAGGTTAAGTCAAAGAATTTAGATTTAAACCCTCGGGACGACAAAGTCTTCCGGGGGTTTTTTAGTTTTAACGCTTTTAAATAATCAATAAATTCAAATATTTGCACAGGGATACAGCAATGCAGACACAACGCCTAAGAATCGCAATTCAAAAGAAAGGTCGCTTAAGTAAAGAGTGCCAAGATCTACTTAAAAAATGTGGTGTTAAATTTAACATCATGGGTGAGCGCCTAGTCGTTCATTCACTAAATATGCCAATCGACTTGTTACTAGTTCGTGACGATGACATCCCAGGTCTCATCATGGATGGTGTCGTTGACCTTGGTTTCATCGGTGAAAATGAACTGGAAGAAGTTCGCTTAGACCGTGTTGCTCTTAAAGAGCCTTCAGAGTTCCGCACACTACGTCGCTTAGACTTCGGTGGCTGCCGCCTTTCTATCGCTATCAACAAAGACGAAGAATACAACGGCCCACAAGATTTAGCGGGCAAACGTATTGCGACCACTTACCCACAACTACTAAAAGCCTACATGGACGAGCAGGGTGTTGAATTCAGCACTTGTATGCTAACAGGCTCGGTTGAAGTGGCTCCTCGCGCAGGCCTAGCAGACGCTATCGCCGATTTAGTTTCTACAGGTGCGACGCTAGAAGCGAACGGCCTAAAAGAAGCAGAAGCTATCTTCCAATCTAAAGCAACACTGATTCAACGTGTTGGTGAGTTCGACGCTGACAAAACAGCATTGATTGAGAAACTACTGACTCGTATGCAGGGTGTTCAACAAGCGAAAGAGTCGAAGTACATCATGCTTCACGCTCCAACTTCTCAGCTAGAGCAAATCAAAGCACTATTGCCAGGTGCTGAAGATCCAACGGTTCTTCCTCTATCAACAGACAAAGACAAAGTTGCCGTTCACCTAGTAAGTACAGAGAACTTGTTCTGGGAAACCATGGAACAATTGAAAGAGTTGGGTGCAAGCTCAATCCTAGTACTACCAATCGAAAAAATGATGGGGTAACTGCTATGAGAACCGTTGTTTGGCAATCATTAAGTGAATCACAGCAAGACTCAGTATTAGAGCGCCCAGCGATTGCTGAAGGTGCGAATATCACAGCGACTGTGTCTGGTGTAATTGCAAAAGTAAGAAATGAAGGCGATGCAGCGCTCAAAGAACTGACCGAAAAGTTTGATGGTGTGACACCGGAATCGATTCGAGTACGTTCTGAAGAGATCGAAGAAGCCTGCGCGCGTTTAACACCAGAGATGAAGCAAGCGCTTGAGCAAGCTTATCGTAATATCGCTAAGTTCCACGAAGCTCAAAAACCTCAATCAATTAAGGTTGAAACTCAACCCGGTGTGGTTTGTGAGCAAGTGACTCGCGCCATTAATACGGTGGGTTTGTACATCCCTGGCGGCAGTGCTCCACTTCCATCAACGGTTCTTATGTTGGGTGTTCCTGCTCAGATTGCTGGTTGTCGTAAGGTTGTGCTTTGTTCGCCTCCGCCAATTGCCGATGAAATCTTGTATGTCGCTAAGCTTTGTAAAATAGATGAGGTTTACAATGTAGGCGGTGGTCAAGCGGTTGCAGCAATGGCTTACGGTACAGAGAGTGTTGCGAAGGTCGATAAAATCTTTGGCCCAGGTAACGCTTACGTGACCGAAGCTAAACGCCAAGTGAGTAACGACTTCCGCGGCGCAGCGATTGATATGCCTGCTGGCCCGTCTGAAGTGTTGGTGATTGCTGATGAAACCGCAGACGCGGATTTCATTGCGGCAGACCTACTAAGCCAAGCCGAGCACGGTCCTGATTCACAAGTGGTATTGGTAACACCATCTCCAATTGTGGCAGACCAAGTAACCGAAGCCGTGCAAAAGCAGTTGAAAGAGTTGTCTCGCGCTACGATTGCTCAGCAAGCATTAGCATCAAGCCTAATTATCATTGCAGAATCGATCACTCAAGCAATTGCAATTTCGAATTTCTACGGTCCTGAACACTTGATTGTTCAAACCAAGAACCCACGCGAACTGCTGCCATTGCTAGATAATGCGGGTTCAATCTTCCTTGGTGATTGGTCTCCTGAGTCTGCGGGTGATTACGCTTCCGGTACAAACCACGTATTACCGACTTACGGCTATACCAAAACCTATTCAAGCCTAGGTTTGGCTGATTTCTCGAAGCGTATGACAGTACAAGAGTTAACAGCTGATGGCTTAAAAGGCCTAGCGCCAACAGTAGTAACAATGGCGGAAGCCGAAGGTTTGGACGCGCACAAACGTGCGGTGACCATCCGAATTGAAAAGTTAAATAAAGCGAAATAAGGGCAGGGCATGGAAAAGTTAGCAAGAAAACAAGTTCAGGCTCTGACACCTTACTTGTCCGCAAGACGCATCGGTGGCAGCGGAGATGTATGGTTGAACGCCAACGAATCTCCGTTTGACAACGAGTACACTTTAAATCTGACTCGACTTAATCGTTACAGCGAATGTCAGCCGAAAGAACTGATCGATGCTTACGCTCAATATGCGGGTGTTGAACCAGAGCAAACGTTGACCACTCGTGGTGCTGACGAAGGTATCGAACTTTTGATTCGCGCGTTCTGTGAGCCAAATGAAGATGCGATTCTTTACTGCCCACCGACCTACGGTATGTACGCTATCAGTGCAGAGACTATCGGTGTTGAGCGTAAGGTTGTGCCTTTGACGTCTGAATGGCAACTGGATCTTCCTGCGATTGAAGCTCAACTCGATAACGTAAAAGTTGTCTTTGTTTGTAGCCCCAATAACCCAACAGGCAACCTAGTTAACCGTAAAGACATCGTTAAACTGCTTGAGATGACTCAAGACAAAGCCATTGTTGTGATGGACGAAGCGTATATCGACTTCTGCCCTGAAGCTTCAACGGTTGATTTACTTGCTCAGTATCCGAATCTAGCGATTCTTCGAACTCTATCGAAAGCATTTGCATTGGCGGGTTTACGTTGCGGATTTACTCTCGCAAACCAAGAACTGATTGATGTACTGTTGAAAGTGATAGCACCTTATCCAGTACCAGTTCCTGTTGCTGACATTGCTGTTCAAGCGCTGTCAGAACACGGGTTAGCAAGAGCGAAATTTCAGGTTCTTGATTTGAGTGCCAACCGAGCTTATTTACAAGCGGGCCTAATGGGCATGCCTCAAATTACGGTCTTCGATGGTTGGGGTAATTACCTTCTGGTTAAATTCCCGAACGGTGATGATTTATTTAAAGCGGCATGGGACAGTGGCATTATTTTACGTAATTCGCCAATTGAAGACTGTGTTCGCATTAGTATTGGTAACCGCGAAGAGTGCGAAAAGACACTTGGATTCATTCGTAACTTTTATCAGTAACGAACGGCTTATCAGTAATAACATTTGTCAGTCTTAAGTTGATTAATAAGCGGCTGACAAATGAAACCATTATTTGGGTTAGCGTTTGATTTTAGCTAGGCCACCAGATTTAAAATTAAAAGGAAGTTCAAGTGAGTAAACAACAGAAAATACTTTTTATAGACCGTGATGGCACCTTAATTGTTGAGCCGCCAGTCGACTTTCAAGTAGACCGTTTAGACAAACTAAAATTCGAACCGTTAGTGATTCCTAGCCTGCTTGCACTGCAAGATGCTGGTTACCGCTTGGTGATGGTAACGAATCAAGATGGTCTAGGCACAGATAGCTACCCACAAGAAGAGTTCGATGCTCCGCACAATATGATGATGGAGTTCTTTGAATCTCAGGGCGTTAAGTTTGATGATGTTCTAATCTGCCCTCACTTCGACGAAGACAACTGTTCTTGCCGCAAACCAAAGCTAGGTATGGTTAAAGAATACCTTCAAGGCGGTAAAGTCGACTTCCAAAAGTCAGTCGTAATTGGCGACCGAATGACGGATCTTCAACTTGCTGAGAACATGGCAATTCGTGGTATCCAATATGGACCAGATGCGCAAACGGAAGGCACACTCAACTGGCCACAGATCGTTAAAGATCTAACGGTTAATGCTCGTGTTGCTGAAGTGGTTCGTACGACCAAAGAAACCGATATTAAGGTAGCCGTAAACCTTGATGAAACCGGTGGTAACAAGATCGATACTGGCATGGGTTTCTTCGATCACATGCTTGATCAAATCGCAACACACGGCGGTTTCCAAATGAACCTGACTGTGAAAGGCGATCTACACATTGATGATCACCACACAGTAGAAGACACGGCGCTTGCGCTAGGCCAAGCACTGAAAGATGCGCTAGGCGACAAACGTGGCATTGGCCGTTTTGGTTTCAGCTTACCAATGGACGAGTGTTTAGCTCAGTGTGCACTAGACCTTTCTGGTCGCCCATACCTGAAGTTCGATGCTAAGTTCAGCCGTGAACAAGTGGGTGATCTTTCAACTGAGATGGTGGTTCACTTCTTCCGCTCTCTAACCGACACACTGGCTTGTACGCTGCACCTTTCTTCTAATGGCAATAATGATCACCACATCATTGAGAGTCTGTTTAAAGCGTTTGGTCGTACTCTTCGCCAAGCAATCAAAGTTGAAGGTAATGAGTTACCAAGCAGCAAAGGCGTCCTGTAAGGCTAGCGTTAGCAAGGAAAAAACAATGAAAGATCAAAAAGTCGTCATTATTGATACCGGTTGTGCCAACGTTTCCTCGGTGAAATTTGCCATTGAACGTTTGGGCTATGCGGTTGAAATTTCAAAAGAGCCAGCAGTGGTTCTTGCTGCCGACAAGCTATTCCTACCCGGTGTAGGCACGGCGAGTGAGGCAATGAAGAACTTGCAAGAGCGTGACCTTGTTTCTCTTGTGAAGAAAGTAGAGAAGCCTCTGCTGGGTATTTGTTTAGGTATGCAGCTGTTAGGCAAACTGTCTCAAGAGAAAGGCCAAAAGGCTGACGCATTAGTTGAATGTTTAGGCTTGTGTGATGGTGAAGTGCGTTTACTTGAAACGGGTGATTTACCGCTACCACACATGGGTTGGAACACAGTAACTTCGACACCTAACCACCCTTTATTCAAAGACATCGAAGAAGGCGAGTATTTCTACTTTGTACACAGCTTCGCAATGCCAGTGGGTGACTACACCATCGCACGATGTGATTACGGCAATCCGTTCACAGCTGCGGTGCAAAGTGGCAACTATTATGGTGTTCAGTTCCACCCAGAGCGTTCGTCAAAAGCTGGCTCTAAGCTGATTCAGAACTTCTTGGAATTGTAATAAGGATTAGGCAACGGCTAACGTTGCCAGATAAGGAATGTAAATGATTATTCCCGCATTAGATTTAATTGAAGGCCAAGTAGTTCGCTTATTCCAAGGGGATTACGGGCAGGTAACAGAATACAAAGTCGATCCAGCAGAGCAGTTCAATCTGTATCACCAAGCTGGCGCAGGTTGGCTTCACCTTGTTGACTTAACGGGTGCAAAAGATACAACCGCTCGTCAACTTGACCTCATCGCCAAGCTACTTGCTAGTACGCCTGCCAATATCCAAATTGGTGGCGGTGTTCGTAACGAGCAAGACGTGGTCGACTTACTTGAAGCAGGCGCGCAGCGCGTTGTTGTTGGTTCAACAGCAGTGAAACAACCTGAACTTGTTAAAGGTTGGATGGAAAAATACGGCGCTGAAAAAATCGTATTGGCTTTGGACATCAACATCGACGAAAGCGGCACACGTAAAGTCGCGATTTCAGGTTGGCAAGAAGATTCAGGCGTGACGATTGAAGCATTGATTGAAGATTACCTAACCGTTGGCTTGAAACACGTTCTGTGTACTGATATTTCACGTGACGGCACGTTAGAAGGATCAAACGTAGAGCTCTATGTTGATCTTTGTAAGCAGTACCCACAGGTTCAATTCCAATCATCTGGCGGCATCGGCAGCCTAGCTGATATCGAAGCGCTTAAAGGCAGCGGTGTTGCTGGCGTGATTGTTGGTCGTGCGTTACTTGATGGCAAGTTTACCGCAGAGGAGGCATTTGCATGTTGGCAAAGCGAATAATCCCTTGTTTGGATGTCCGTGACGGACAGGTGGTTAAGGGCGTTCAGTTTCGTAACCACGAAATTATTGGTGACATCGTTCCGCTAGCACAACGCTATGCAGAAGAGGGCGCTGATGAATTAGTATTTTACGATATCACCGCATCAAGCGATGGTCGTGTAGTCGACAAGAGCTGGGTAAAACGCGTAGCAGAAGTTATCGATATTCCTTTCTGTGTGGCTGGTGGTATTAAGTCAGCAGAAGACGCAGCGCGCATTCTTGAGTTTGGTGCCGATAAAGTATCGATTAACTCACCTGCATTGGCTAACCCACAACTGATCACTGACCTAGCTGATAAGTTCGGCGTGCAGTGTATCGTTGTTGGTATCGATTCATATTTCGATAAAGAAACGGGTAAATATCAGGTTTACCAATTCACTGGCGATGAAGCGCGTACTAAAGCAACCAAATGGGAAACCAAAGATTGGGTGCAAGAAGTACAAAAGCGTGGTGCCGGTGAGATTGTGTTAAACATGATGAACCAAGATGGTGTTCGCAACGGCTATGATATCGATCAGCTAAACATGGTGCGTGAAGTGTGTAACGTGCCATTGATTGCCTCTGGTGGTGCCGGCGCGATGGAGCACTTTGCTGAAGCCTACAAAAAGACCAACGTGGACGGAGCATTAGCAGCTTCTGTATTCCACAAACAAGTCATCAATATTGGTGAACTTAAACAGTATTTAAAACAACAAGATGTAGAGGTGCGACTATGAGTTTTGAACCCGTAAGCTTATCAAAAACAGAAGTAGGCGCATTATCAGAGCGTATCAATTGGGAAAAAGTAGATGGCCTAGTGCCTGCTATTGTTCAAGATTACCAATCGAGCCAAGTGTTGATGATGGGATACATGAACCCAGCAGCACTTGAGAAAACCGGCGAAACGGGCCACGTGACGTTTTTCTCTCGCACAAAAGAGCGTCTTTGGACGAAAGGTGAAACGTCGGGCAACGTCTTGCAACTGCAAAATATCGCCTTGGATTGCGACAATGATACCTTGTTGGTTAAGGTTAATCCCATTGGCCCAACGTGCCACACAGGTACAACAACGTGCTGGGATGGAGACAAACAACAAGAGTCTCAGATGGTGTGGCTTCATCAGCTTGAGCAGCTACTGGCTGCCCGCAAGGACGCAGACCCTGAGTCTTCTTATACTGCCAGTCTATATGCCCGTGGCACCAAGCGTATTTCGCAAAAAGTGGGCGAAGAAGGCGTTGAAGTCGCGCTTGCGGCGACGTCGGGCGATAAGGCGGAACTAGTGTGTGAATCAGCAGATTTGATTTACCACCTAATGGTTCTTCTTCAAGACCAAGGCTTATCGATGAACGACGTGGTAAATAAACTAAAAGAGCGCCATAAGTAAGCCCTCTTTAGATTAATAGAGCCACGTAAAAGACAAACAAAAGCCCCGTAAACAAACATTTTTACGGGGCTTTTTAATTTTCAAGTTTTCAAGATTTCTAAGCCCTGCGTCACTTTTCTAACCTCTGACTTTACGTCATTCCGAGGAGCCTATGCGACATCAGGAGTCTCTTCTCTTAATCTGACTTCCCAGATGTACGAGTTACCCGCAGCACTTTTTATATTTCTTACCACTGCCACAAATGCATGGGTCATTGCGGCCGATTTTGAAGCTCTCAACCGTCTGATTTAGACGTGGGTCAATCTCTGGCTCTGTTAGCTCTTCATGTTCGTATTCTTGCTCAGGGAAGGTACCATCAATGTAGTACCAAAGACCTTCTTCACGCACGAAACGCGAGCGCTCTTGCATGCAGTATTGTTCACCGTCTTCATTGAAGTAAGCTTTAA is a genomic window of Vibrio sp. FE10 containing:
- the hisIE gene encoding bifunctional phosphoribosyl-AMP cyclohydrolase/phosphoribosyl-ATP diphosphatase HisIE, translating into MSFEPVSLSKTEVGALSERINWEKVDGLVPAIVQDYQSSQVLMMGYMNPAALEKTGETGHVTFFSRTKERLWTKGETSGNVLQLQNIALDCDNDTLLVKVNPIGPTCHTGTTTCWDGDKQQESQMVWLHQLEQLLAARKDADPESSYTASLYARGTKRISQKVGEEGVEVALAATSGDKAELVCESADLIYHLMVLLQDQGLSMNDVVNKLKERHK